A window of the Lactuca sativa cultivar Salinas chromosome 7, Lsat_Salinas_v11, whole genome shotgun sequence genome harbors these coding sequences:
- the LOC111881624 gene encoding probable carboxylesterase 18 → MSMETTGKPPQSSLSLPWKPRITLSVLSTVIDAACRKNGTINRPILTLIHIRIPSLSKSINGVASHDVIVDKTRNLWFRVYIPTQHAGEDLPVIVYFHGGGFIMLSPDVFPYDGMCRRFARKVPAVVVSVNYRLAPEHRYPAQHDDCFDVLKFLDDEENRSKSLPENANLLHCFIAGDSAGGNLAHHVAQRACEFNFRRLKVTGVVAIQPFFGGEERTDSEARFAGTPIVSVKRTDWMWKAFLPEGEGFNRDHPIINVSGPQAVDISEIKLPPVMLVVGGFDTLQDWQKRYYEWLKKSGKEVYLLQYPNVCHAFYIFPELPESGQLIDQMKDFIHKVSSNVAPIWTNSNFG, encoded by the exons ATGTCAATGGAGACCACCGGTAAACCTCCACAGTCGTCACTCTCCTTACCATGGAAACCACGCATTACTCTTTCCGTCCTCTCCACTGTCATTGACGCAGCTTGCCGGAAAAACGGCACAATCAACCGTCCTATTCTCACCTTAATCCACATCCGGATCCCATCATTGTCAAAATCAATCAATGGCGTCGCATCACACGATGTCATTGTTGATAAGACTCGTAACCTTTGGTTCCGAGTCTACATACCTACACAACACGCCGGTGAAGATCTCCCAGTGATCGTGTACTTTCATGGAGGCGGATTTATCATGCTCTCCCCCGATGTTTTTCCTTACGACGGCATGTGCCGCCGCTTCGCGAGAAAAGTACCAGCTGTTGTTGTTTCTGTGAACTACCGCCTTGCGCCGGAGCATCGGTATCCGGCCCAACATGATGATTGCTTCGATGTGCTGAAGTTTCTTGATGATGAAGAGAATAGATCTAAATCTTTGCCGGAAAATGCGAATCTGTTGCATTGCTTTATTGCTGGAGATAGCGCCGGTGGAAACTTAGCTCATCATGTTGCTCAACGAGCCTGTGAATTCAACTTTCGACGACTCAAA GTCACCGGAGTTGTAGCAATTCAACCATTCTTTGGCGGCGAGGAGCGAACGGACTCTGAGGCTCGCTTCGCCGGAACACCAATAGTTTCAGTTAAACGAACAGATTGGATGTGGAAGGCATTTTTGCCAGAAGGAGAAGGGTTCAACCGGGACCACCCAATCATCAACGTTAGCGGCCCACAGGCGGTGGACATATCGGAAATAAAACTGCCGCCGGTCATGTTGGTGGTCGGCGGGTTCGATACCCTACAGGACTGGCAAAAAAGATACTATGAGTGGCTGAAGAAGTCCGGGAAAGAAGTTTATTTGTTGCAGTACCCAAACGTGTGTCATGCTTTCTATATCTTTCCGGAATTGCCTGAATCTGGACAACTTATTGACCAAATGAAAGACTTCATTCACAAGGTATCGAGTAATGTTGCCCCCATATGGACAAATTCAAACTTTGGTTAA